The stretch of DNA aaaaatcaaaccaggctgggcgctgtggctcacacctgtaatcccagcgctttgagagtctgaggcaggaggattgtttgaggtcaggagtttgagaccagcctgagcaacagtgagaccccatctctaccccaaaatagaaaatttagccaggtgtggcaacatgcacctgtagtccagctactcgggaggctgaggcaggaggatcgcttgagcccaggagtttcaggttgcagtgagctaagatgacaccactgcactctacccggggtgacagagcgacactctgtctcaaaaaacaaaaagaaaagaacagaaaagtcaAAGCAAACCTTCaccctagttctttttttttttttttttgaagagacagggttttactccgGCCTGGGCTGGGGTGCCGCCTCCCCagtaagtagctgggactacaggcgcaaaGAATGGGGTCTcagttgctatgttgcccaggctggtctcaaactcctgagctcaagagatcctcctgcctcagcctctcggagtgctaggattagcagcctgagccaccacacccagccctaaaCCCAGACTTGATTCTACATTTGCTTCCCCTTTTAAGTTCGTAgaatgtgatgaaaaataaatcacataaaGAAGTTTCTTCAGAAACTGTAAGGAAGAGGAGCATACCTTTGGTGACAAAACTTTGTTTAAACTACCTGAAACAGGAAAACAGTCAATTTACAGGAAAacgttttttccttttatggtctTTCAGGAAAAGTCACATAAAAGCTAGAAgaggggccgggtgcggtggctcacgcctgtaatcctagcactctgggaggccgaggcaggaggatcgctccaggtcaggagttcaaaaccagcctgagcaagagcgagaccccgtctctactataaatagaaaaaaattaattgggcaactaaaaatacatagtaaaaattagccgggcatggtggcacatgcctgtggaaccagctactcaggaggctgaggcagaaggatcgcttgagcccaagaggttgaggttgctgtgagctaggctgatgccatcgcactctagccagggcaacagagtgagactctgcctaaaaaaaaaacaaaaaacaaaacaaaacaaaaactagaagaGGTATTCGACCAGATAGTCTATAGGGATTATGtggaaaaagaataagaagtaCCTTTTGTTGGCGCGATGATAACACTTTAAGTTTCGGTCTGTTCTGAGCCTGGGATTCCCTACACTTCCTCACAACCGGAACGTTAGGCTGCTGTCTGAGCTCTCTAGCATGCAGGGGCTGAATCCCAGAGGGGCTAGAATCCCGGGCGCAAGGGGTTGAGCCAGTTGTTCAAAATTCTACAGCGAGGTGGGGACTTGGCCACTCTGTGACACGTGGCCTCCACTTGCAGCCTCAAGCCACCAGCATCACAGTGAGTGTGTCAAGGGCTCCCGGACCAGCTACGTCCCTTGCAGGTCctggtgaaaaatgaaaatgcaaggtCTCTTGTTCATAAAGTATTAAGGTGTCTAGACAGTCACCGCAGAGCATTAAGCCGAGCACGGGGCCCTTCTGAGCTCATCCATAAAGGCGGGGCtctaagagagagagacagacagacagacagaagacAGAGAGATATGGGGCAGAATAGACAGACGGGCTCACACATAAGGGCCTAATCTGTGCGCACGTCCCAGTGTATCCGAACATAAAATGATACCGCGGGCAGACGTCAATAGGATTCATTCACTCATGCTTTCCCTCTTTTGAGGAACATTCGTGAAGCACCAGCTCTGTACCAGGCGTAGGAGAAGAAACACAAACGAAAGACATAGTCCCTGACCCCACGGAGAGCACTGAGCAACCaaggggagaaaataaaatggtacatCAAGGCCACGGCGGCGAGAGTGGCAAACACGGGCTTCCACAGGAGCATCCAGGGGCCCTTCCTCCTGTTTCAGGCGACGGGGAGAGTCTTCTCAGAGGCAGTGGCTTGCAAATCGGCCCTGCAGGACGCTCAGGGAGCGGCCAGGGAATCCTGGCAGAGCTGGAGAGGTGAGAAGGAGCACGCTGACTGTCTGGGAGGCGCAGGGAGACAGTGGGGCAGGCTGCAGCTGTGACCGCCTGGACAGAAGCAAAGCCCCGAGTCCGGCTGGGGGCGAAGCATCTGTTCGCAACCCTTACAGTGCAGAAGACTCAGGAAAAGCCTTTAGGATCcccttatccttttttttttttttttttaaataatgtttctttatttgcAGAAGGCATATAATTTTTTGTTCAAATTCAAAGAACACACAGATATATAGAGTAAGGCGTAAATGTCTTCTTTTGGTTCCTCTTAATCTTATTTCCAGGAAACGACAGCTTTCAGCATTCGGGGTATATGTGCATTTTGCACACAAAGAGTCTTTGGCCTTATTTTACAAAAGCAAGATCACACCCCATATATCCATGTCGGTTAGATCTAGACACTGTTTTGCAAAGTAGTTTCATCACAAATAACTTCCCACATCACAACGTAGAAATtgagctcattctttttttttttttttttcttttgagacagagtctcacattgttgcccaggctagagtgagtgccgtggcgtcagcctggttcacagcaacctcaatctccggggctcagcgatcctcctgcctcagcctcccaagtagctgagactacaggcatgcaccaccatgcccggctaattttttgtatatatatttttagttggtcaattaatttatttctatttttggtagagacagggtctcgctcaggctggtttcgaactcctgaccttgagcaatccgccccgcctaggcctcccaaagtgctaggattacaggtgtgagctaccacgcccggcctagctcattctttttaactacatttcattgtataaatcAGTGGGCCCCAACTTTTTTggaaccagggaccagtttcatggaagacaattctttcaTGGGGCGGGTGGTGGCAGatctctgtggcccaggggttggggaccccaGGTATAAATGATCCATATATACTTTACTTAACCAATGAccttttcataaacatttaagctgttttcaatttttcttctatcGCAACCATGCTATAGTGGATATTCCGAATGATATATCTTTGGGCACATGTGTCAGGGTTTGGGGGAGATTCTTGATGATTCTTAGACGCGGTGTTGTTGGGTCAAAAGACAGCCATACTTTGGAGAGGTGTAGCACACGGGGCCTAAGAGCCTTGGAGCcagactgggttcaaatcccatctcttTAGTAGCTGTGTCGCCTAAGGCAAGTTACTTAACGTCTCAGTGCTTCACTTctcttgtttgtaaaatgaagaacaaagggTTGTTGTGAATACTGAATGAGTCTAGATGTATAAAGCACATACTATAGCGTCCGACATAGAGTAGGCACCATTTCTGTGTTAGCTCTTGTTATAATCATGACAGATACCACCAAATTGTCTAGCAAAAAGGCAGAACCAATTTGTACTCCCACCAAGAGTATATGCAAAATTCTTCTGTACCAACTCTTGGGCACAAGGtccttgtttgttttgtttaataagcattttttctcctttaaaaaaataagaccttCACCCCTTTAAAATGAAATCCAATgtatcaatttattctttttttttttttttttttttttttttgagacagagtctcactgtgttgcccgggctagagtgtcgaggcatcagcctagctcacagcaacctcaaactcctgggctcaagcagtcctcctgcctcagcctcctgagtagctaggactacaggcatttgctaccatgcccggccaattttttctatatatattagttggccaattaatttctttctatttttagtagagacagagtctctcgctcttgctcaggctggtctcaaactcctgaccttgagtgatcctcccgccttggcctcccagagtgctaggatcacaggcgtgggccactgcgcccggcctatcagTTTATTCTTTTGCTGCATGTGCTGTTGGTGCTGTACCTAGGATAGACCTAGTCTAACCCCGGGTCATGAAGACTTACTCTTatgtttcttctaagagtttaatagttttagctcttacgtTTAGGTATAGGATACATGTTGATTTAATTTCCGTGTACAGTATAAGGAAGGGAGTCCAGTTCTTTTGCTTGTGGCTGTCTAGTTGTCCCAGGATCATTTATCAGAAAGACTgctcttttccccattgaattgtctcgATGTCCTTGTCGAACATCAGCTGCCCAAAAACGTAAGGGTTTATTTCCGTGCTCTTAGCGCTTGCTTCGATCGATAACGTCTGTCCTTAAAACCAGAATCACACTGTCTGGATTACTGTAGTTTTTCAGGAAGTTTTTAAATTGGGAAGTGAGAgttctccaattttgttcttcttttttcaagattatttggTTACTCTGGTTTGTCCTTAGGTTTTTTTACATTAAACccaataccacattttaaaaccCTGAAATAATActcttctccttttaaaaaaatgtatatgttatgCATGTATATCTGCCAGCAAGTATACTTAGCTTCCTACCTCTCTACTCACTGGCTTCTACCACTTCGTCTGCCTCATCAAGGGCTCCGGGGTCCCTTATTTCCTCCCTCCTAGCCAAGGGTCTCGACTCAACGTCATTTACACTCTGCAGTGGGGTGTCTCCCAAAGCGGCCCCGATGCACTATGCCTCCTAGTGCTCCCGCCGTTACATGGCCCGTCCTCGTGGAATACGGACTGGTTGTGCCACATGCTTTAAACAATGGACTTGTGGGAGGGGATGCTCTGGGATTTCCAAGCCCAGGCATTAAGGAGTTCTGCTTGTGTGTTTTCGGAAGCTCTGAGTAGCCCATGTACAACGTCTAGTCCATGCTGTGGAAAGAGCATGGGAAAAGGCTATTCGTAGACACCACTTGTAGAGGCCACATAGAGAGGCCACCGGGGGAGGCCACACAGAGAGGCACAAAAATAtatggagagggagagaagcaCAGGTGTTCCATTGTCCTGCTTAAGCATCCACATGACTCCAGCCTAGAGAGGCCCCACATGAGAaccgcccagctgagcccagtcgACCCAGAAAAACACGACAGATAATATAGTGGTGTTTGTTTTAAGTCAAAAAAGTTTAAGtttttgtggcaatttgttacacaaCGACAGATAACTAAAACAGAAATCGCAGCTTAGTTCAAAGACACCAAACAGTTAATTATTAAcccctctatgcctcagtttcccaatctataaaatgggtgtgatgataataatagcacctctCCCACAGGTTTTTTttcgaggattaaatgagatcacataTGAAATCTCTTGTAGCAGACAGTTGATAAATggtaatgttatttttaatttttaaaaatagttcaatCCCATTTAGTGGCACACATTCAAGCTGTCATAAGATAACCAGGCGTGGAGATTCAAGTTAATGGTGCCAGTCGTAAATTTTAAGTGGAGTTTCCACCAGACTCTGTGGAATCACTCACTGCCTTAGCTCTTGAAATGATTCATTAGACAAGTTTCTGTACAGCTCATGCacttgtaagaaaaaataaataaatgcataaaagaaGGACAGAAGCAAGATAAAACATGCCCGCTGTGCAGTAGGAAGACCGGAAATTCCACAGCAGGCACCAGGGTCCAGGGAGGCTGCAATTTACATTCTGCCTGAGTGATTGTGAACTTTGGTTTAGAATCATAGAACCTGAGAGCTGGAAGGAAGATCGTCTAAGTCCTCATTTACACATGAGGAGGTGAGGGGTCGAGAGGTTTCAAAGCTTGTTCATGACAGAGCCAGAGTCAGCACCCAGAGGgtctagcttttcttttttcaaacttAAGAATATTTGTggttcttttctgattttatccATAAGCactgcttaaaaatatatataaaattgtaaaaccTAGAAAGGGAGAGTCCCTTGCAAATTCCTGCTCCCAGAAATAACTGTGACTCATAGTCGGGTTTTCAGACTGCTAGCTAACAAAGGCCCCCAGCATGACTTGGTGAATGTCATTGACAAGGGTCCACATTCAtccaagaaggaaaaacaatattCACGGGCAGCAAGGACGGAAACAAATGCCAGTCATTTCATTAGAGCCTTGCTACAACTGCAAAATGCGACCCAATCCAGTGCAACCTAACAGACACGGAAGTAGAGCACAGTGGTTAGGGACACGCAGGCTTGGAAGTCAGTGCCACATTCAAATCCGATCTCTGCTCCTATTGTCTGGGTGGCTTTAAATACATtaccaacctctctgagcttcactttcctcattCTGAAATCCGAATCAGTAATAATCCCTTCCTTATGGGCTACAGTCAGGGTGAAACAAGATAATGCATTTAGAGCACTAAGCGTGGGATCCAGCATTCTTTATAATGTACATGCCATCgtcatcatcttcatcttcatctcaTCACCGTCACCATCATCGTCAATTACCTCTGGTCCTATGGGAGTCTATGAGGTCATTCTGACTCTATTTTACGATAAAAGGTCTACAAACCCCTATTATTAAACCTGGTTATGCAGCTAAAGGAATAGATTTCCATTTTCTAACTCAAAGCAGGAGCAACACAATTTAGAAACCTCTTGCACAGCAAGAATTCATAAGACCAAAatattaacacactgactgccacactagaaaaaaaaattattttttccttggggccatggtgttttattacaaaaatagaataaaaacttcgaaaacaaaatgatcttttctaatttaatgaaaaatgtgttattttttattgttttccgtgtgtgagttatatgcaattaaattgtccaTATTAATGGTAACAATAAGAACGTCAACAAGTAAGATCTTCATGAAcaaactgcagggttttgcccagcgGGCCACCCATCACGTAACACGTGTGCTACAGCATGGCAGCGTGAGTTGCCTGGCACCacgcagctcccaaggtgaagagacgtgtgagttacacgTGCTTCATGAGGCACCGGGCTCAAAACTcacgtgagttaaatacaactcacatggcagttaatatgttaaagagTAGGAATGTTGACAGGGTGATACCTAGTCacactgaaaagcaaagaaatgatgtGTGATGTGGTCTCCTGCTGCAAGGCAGAGTTTAATATTCTCTTAGGTCCTGtcattttaagtttaattttttttaaatgggggcttttaaaatatcacatactTAGCAGGGGAGGTTGAGCGTGTGTGGCGACGGAGGTATACAAGAACTCTCCATGCTTGCAGCTTAATTTTGCTGAGAACCTAAAACTTCTCCAAAAAATCAAGgacattaatttgaaaaaaaaatcatgtacttaaaaataaatcacttactTAAGCACGGAAGCATATCACAATCTAAtgtaaacaaacaagaaacccaACTTATTTTAACATACTACTGGTGATCTAAACTGGGCTCAAGTTTTCAAACATCTTATGAAATATTATGCTCTCAAGTAGCTTTTTTTTCCTAACTAGAGATGAATTGCAGAGTTTTGTTATGAAAAAGCAATCCATGTTTGTACATAGAATCGGCATAGGAAAAGTGCTGAGATTCAACCTGTCCTCATAAAACAGGCAATTACTGTCTTCTCAGCCTTTCCAAAAGAAATCATAGGCATGCTACTGTTTAAGTCATATGTATACTAATCGTTCATGCTCATTTGTAGTGTTTCTGAAAAACCATGTTGTTTAACACACAAAGCTATTATTGTTATCGTTGCTGTTTTGCTAATTATGTAAATCAAGCAAATGACAGTGAATTAATTCTGCAATGCCAAGTACTCAATCAGCATACGGGCGCTGCAAAACTGACACATTTCAGTAATTCGAAAATGACAAGTCGGCTTGCCTAAACTTATCCTTTGCATTTAGGAAGTGTCCTGGGTTCCTGTCTGCCCAGGGGATTTTTATTACTTGTTTATGCAAACAGCAGGTTGCATAAGAGccttgctgccttttttttttttttttttttttagcgatTTCATAGTTTCCTGGTAACCATTCAGTCATCTATTTCAACACCCTGACATGACATAAAAGCCAGCGCTGAGCCACACGTTCGCCACACGGACACACACCTCTCTCCCTGTGCTGGCTAGGTGAGGCGCTCCCTCGCACGACCCGGCCCCACTCATGAACGGGCACCAGAGCCATTTTCTGGAAATAGACAAGAAGAACTGCTGCGTGTTCCGAGACGACTTCATCGCCAATGTGCTGCCGCCGGTGGTGGGGCTGGAGTTCGTGTTCGGGCTCCTGGGCAATGGCCTTGCCCTgtggattttctgtttccatcTCAAGTCCTGGAAATCCAGCCGGATTTTCCTGTTCAACCTGGCCGTGGCCGACTTTCTCCTCATTATTTGCCTGCCGTTCCTGATGGACAACTACGTGAGGAAGTGGGACTGGAAGTTTGGGGAAATCCCTTGCCGGCTGATGCTCTTCATGTTGGCCATGAACCGCCAGGGCAGCATCATCTTCCTCACGGTGGTGGCCGTGGACAGGTATTTCCGGGTGGTCCATCCCCACCACGCCCTGAACAAGATCTCCAACCGGACCGCGGCCATCATCTCCTGCCTCCTGTGGGGCGTCACCATCGGCCTGACGGTTCACCTGCTGCACAAACGCATGCTGTTCCCCAACGGCCCCTCGAACCTGTGCAGCAGCTTCAGCATCTGCAACGCGTTCCGGTGGCACGACGCCATGTTCCTGCTGGAGTTCTTCCTGCCCCTGGCCATCATCCTGTTCTGCTCGGCCAGGATCATCTGGAGCCTGCGGCAGAGACAGATGGACAGGCACGCCAAGATCAAGAGGGCCATCAACTTCATCATGGTGGTGGCCATCGTCTTCGTCATCTGCTTCCTTCCCAGCGTGGCCGTGCGGATCCGCATTTTCTGGCTGCTGCGCACGAAGGGGACGCAGGACTGTGAGGTGTACCGCTCGGTGGACCTGGCGTTCTTCATCACCCTCAGCTTCACCTACATGAACAGCATGCTGGACCCCGTGGTGTACTATTTCTCCAGCCCGTCCTTCCCCAACTTCTTCTCCACTCTGATCAACCGCTGCCTCCGAAAGAAGCCCTCCGCCGAGCCGGACAGTAACCGGAGCACGAGCGTCGAGCTCACGGGGGACCCGAACCCTGCGAGGAACGTTCCGGATGCCTTGATGGCCAACCCCAGTGAGCCGTGGAGCCCCTCTTATCTCGGCCCAACCTCTCGCTAAATAGCCACACCGAGGAGGGAGATTGTCACCGAGAACCGAGATCTCTGGACAAACAGCTGGGCTGTTGCACAGAGCGACATCGCTGGACTTGGCCTAAGCTTCCCCAGAACTTCCAGATTCGGAGAATCGGATTTAGAGACACAGTGTGGCAGAGTGGGCGACTGGGTGCAAGGCGTGACCACACAAATCTTGGAGAAGCAGAGAGCAAAACTTGTAGGCGTCTGAAACTTTTGCTTAATCTCTGACGCTCTTGGGACTGGAGACGAGCAAATTGTCAACACTTCTGCTGAGCAGAGTTGGAGCCACTGAGCCGCCCGTCGGGACCTGGCCTCCTTCCTTCACCCGCCTGAGCCCTGGATGGCTCTCCGCTCCTGGGGTGCCATCTAGCCTGTTTGTGGGCTCCAGCGGGCATCAGGAGGGCCAAGATGGGAGGGAAGTTATGCCGCTCCTAGAGGGAGCCCAGGCAACATAAACAAGCCCATAGATCACCTGAGATCCAGGGACCGATTCATCTTTCAGCCAAGCTTTAGCAGGAACGGATTCAGCAAAGAGATTCTTAAGCTTTGGTTAATGTCTGAGCTTCCAGGGGTGGTAAATGAGCCCTGGGAGGGACTGAGCTGAACAGTGTTATTAATGGGAAGAAAATGATATTGGTGCTACTTCCAGCAACTAATCCATTTCTCTCTTGTTTACACTAATTTTAAGGTTGAACAGTTAAAAAGGCTTTGGGGGAGAAAGCTGCTTCCCGACTGTTTGCTTTTATCATTAACAGGGACGAGTGCCCCAATAGGTAAAGGGGGAGAGTCCTCCTGGTCCATTTGCTCGTGTTTCTGTACTTACATAATAAATCTACTATTTCAATAAATTGTGAATTTTGACACAGTCCGGTGCCGCGCATGTCTGGGTTATGGTTCACAGAAATGGACTTCTTACTTAACAGAGACTTTTATGGGCTGTTAACTATGTCCTGGTGGAAAACTTCTGCACACGGCAAAGCAAGAAAAGGACGCAGACGCTGAGCTGCAGCGTgtcatttaagtaaaaattacatatgtgtcGAGACAAGGTTGGAAAAGGGCTGGGAATATATAAGAACAATTTAATTGGGAAGAGTCATACAGATAAGATTGCAAGAGCACTTAGCATTTTATTTAGAGTTCGGTGAACATGGCTATTGGtatttttgtgtattaaaaaAGGAATTGAGCCCGACTGAGATTTTTCTGtaggagggggaagaaagagcTTCCTATGGAATGGTTTCAGTTCCCAGTTCCGAGATGGAAAGGAGATGTACTGGTTTGAGTGTGTGATCGGTCCAAGTTTCTGTTACGCTTTCGTTTCCATCTGTCACTCCTTGATTCTTCAGCAAGACGGGGCATGCTTCAACCTCCCAATGAGGACACAGATAAGAATTTAGAGGCTCGGGCTCCCAGCCCTGGGAGAATGGCAATGAATGAGGAAAGGTAGACGTTCTTGAATTTCTCCCATGTTTTCAGATCAGTCCTCTTGTCTGTATCACCAAGCAGCTCCTGGGGGTAGAAAGTCCAAAGCAGGGATCACCTCCTTCGAGAGGAAGACACAGCAGAGATGAGCTCCGAGGAAAGAAGGGATTCCCCAGCCTCAGAGGCATGAGTCAgtggggggccaggctggggaaaCTCCGATTCCTTCAGAAGACAAACTCACTGCCTCACATCTGCTCGTTTATTCAGGCATTTCTGTCAGTTCTTATGTATTAGGCAccaactgtgtgccaggtgcaGTTCTGAGTGGTGGATTAGAGCAAAGAACAAGGCAGTAGAAGCCCTCTTCCCATCGGTGTCACATttgaggcagggaggggacaggaatgCAGTGGACAAGTGACTGGAAGGGACTTTGGAGTGGCTGTGGCTATTGTGAAGACGCCACTGCAGGGTGATGGGTAGAAAATGACCAGGCGGGAGTGACTGGGAGACCTTCAGCTGAGCCGAGAACAATGGATCAGAGCAAACAGTGCAAATACCTGGGGGGAGGACACTTTCCCAGGGGGTCCCTCTGGACACTTTCCCAGAGGGAAAggtaagtgcaaaggccctggggtgagaGCTAGTTTGGTGGGAGTGTGTTAGTCTCCCGTGCTGCCTTAATATAGTACCACAAATGGGGTGGCTTAAAGCCAAAGGCATTTATCCTCTCCCAGATCTGGAAGCGAGAAGTCCACACTCCAGGTGTTGTTGGCAGGGTCAGTTGTGTCTGGGGGCTGCGAGGGAGAATCTGCTTcatgcctctctcctggcttctggcaTCCCTGGgtgctccttggcttgtagacacatcGCTCCAGTCTCTTCCTCTGTCCTCACGTGGCCATgtcctctgtgtctctctgtgtcccctcctccactTAGAAGGACACCcgccattggatttagggcccaccctaatccaggatGCCCTCTTCTTGAGATCTTTACCTTAATGATACCTGCAAAGACCCttattccaaataaggtcacattctaagaTTTGGGATGGACGTAATTTTGGGGAGCCACAGTCCAACCCACTATGGTGAGGAACAGAGAACAGGCCAGTGTGGCCAGGACCCAGCAGTTcgaggttatggtgagctatgatcgtaccactgcgctccagcctgggcggcagagcaagaccctgtctctaaatgaatacacacatacatatataaatttttaaaataggagcaAGTAATGCAGGCAGTACTGGACCAAACCATCAGTGACGGCCGGGTCTCACGCTGTGGCTCCGTGTGTgcgacagagacagagagagacagagagtacATGTGTGTACGCGCAtgtctgtgtgcctgtgtattGAAACGGGCAGGTACAGCCACGGATGCTTCCATTCCCCGTTGCTGCCTCCCTAAATCTAGAACCACAAAAGCAGGGGTGCGAGATTTGGTTCGTTCCTGATGTTATGCACGCCCCTTCCCTTTCCAGACTTGGCAGCCCGTTCACCCCACGGTGCCTCGGCCGAGGTGGGGGGCTCTGACCGCACCCCGAGCTCTGGCGCGGACACATCACAGATCCTTACAACACATGTTGCGTTCATTTTCAAAACAGTTCCCGGTTACGAGCTGTCCCTCTGCCGGTGGCGGTGCCGCTACCAGCAAGCAGCTGTCTTTGCAGACGGCCTGCCGGGGCCACAGGGTCCCTTTCTCCCCCCACTTGCTCCTGTCGTCAGAGATGTCGCCGAGGCATCGGTTGCA from Microcebus murinus isolate Inina chromosome 22, M.murinus_Inina_mat1.0, whole genome shotgun sequence encodes:
- the LOC105880835 gene encoding hydroxycarboxylic acid receptor 2, with protein sequence MNGHQSHFLEIDKKNCCVFRDDFIANVLPPVVGLEFVFGLLGNGLALWIFCFHLKSWKSSRIFLFNLAVADFLLIICLPFLMDNYVRKWDWKFGEIPCRLMLFMLAMNRQGSIIFLTVVAVDRYFRVVHPHHALNKISNRTAAIISCLLWGVTIGLTVHLLHKRMLFPNGPSNLCSSFSICNAFRWHDAMFLLEFFLPLAIILFCSARIIWSLRQRQMDRHAKIKRAINFIMVVAIVFVICFLPSVAVRIRIFWLLRTKGTQDCEVYRSVDLAFFITLSFTYMNSMLDPVVYYFSSPSFPNFFSTLINRCLRKKPSAEPDSNRSTSVELTGDPNPARNVPDALMANPSEPWSPSYLGPTSR